A section of the Flavobacterium ardleyense genome encodes:
- a CDS encoding IS4 family transposase — MKSNSDLIVQKLKEVIFSETIIQEFKMNDSDFTRNRKQPFGFMVNFLKKSLIIEIDNYLNHVKFKLQDCSFKSFTSSAFVQKRKKINHTVFKFLSSVIIDNYYIKSNKNIKFFEGFRLLAVDGSRTALPNSKELQETFGQAKNQTEAIVVQGRVSILYDVLNHIVIDSVLSNLKIAERELALGHAEHWKPKDLIIYDRGYPSFNFKYQHTRKEIDYLMRVPVGYSKVVMAFVDSKKTSSKVTISPPAKHNYKDKDYTKTATLKVRLVRVDLPCGEIEILFTSLLDSQQYPSSMFKELYFLRWGVETFYDQLKNKLKLEHFTGYSASSVLQDFYCSIFISNLQSVIVNDLQAELDEKSEGKMYRQKVNTNLSYGFLKNRVLELLWKDIPATEIRRELKTLFLKNTIPIRNGRNETRNRKKYQNRNKPKVTKNQRDAI; from the coding sequence ATGAAAAGTAATTCTGATTTGATAGTTCAAAAATTAAAAGAGGTGATTTTTAGTGAGACAATTATACAAGAATTTAAAATGAATGATTCTGATTTTACAAGAAATAGAAAACAGCCTTTTGGTTTTATGGTAAATTTTCTGAAAAAGAGTTTAATCATAGAAATAGATAATTATCTAAATCACGTCAAATTTAAGCTGCAGGACTGCAGTTTTAAAAGCTTTACATCTAGTGCTTTTGTGCAGAAGAGAAAAAAAATAAATCATACTGTTTTTAAATTTTTATCTTCTGTAATCATTGATAATTATTATATTAAAAGCAATAAAAATATTAAATTTTTTGAAGGCTTCAGGCTTTTAGCAGTTGATGGTTCCAGAACAGCTCTCCCTAACTCAAAAGAACTTCAAGAAACCTTTGGGCAAGCCAAGAACCAAACCGAGGCCATTGTAGTTCAAGGTCGAGTTTCTATTTTATATGACGTTTTAAATCATATAGTTATTGATTCGGTTCTATCCAATTTAAAAATTGCCGAGCGTGAATTAGCATTGGGTCACGCTGAACATTGGAAACCTAAAGATTTAATAATTTATGATAGAGGATATCCATCTTTTAACTTTAAATATCAACATACTAGAAAAGAAATTGACTACTTAATGCGAGTACCAGTAGGGTATAGCAAAGTTGTTATGGCATTTGTTGATAGTAAAAAAACCAGCTCAAAAGTGACAATATCTCCTCCGGCTAAACACAATTATAAAGACAAAGATTACACAAAAACTGCAACGCTGAAGGTTCGTTTAGTAAGAGTTGATTTGCCTTGTGGCGAAATTGAAATATTATTCACATCATTGCTTGACAGTCAACAATATCCTTCATCAATGTTTAAAGAACTGTATTTTTTACGTTGGGGAGTGGAGACTTTTTATGATCAATTAAAAAATAAATTAAAACTCGAACACTTTACTGGATACTCAGCCTCGAGTGTGCTGCAAGACTTTTATTGCAGCATTTTTATCAGCAATTTACAGTCAGTTATAGTTAATGATTTACAAGCTGAATTAGATGAAAAGAGTGAGGGAAAAATGTATAGACAAAAAGTAAATACAAATCTATCTTATGGTTTTTTGAAAAATAGAGTTTTAGAATTGCTGTGGAAAGATATCCCAGCTACTGAAATCCGTCGAGAATTAAAAACACTATTTCTTAAAAACACTATACCTATTAGA